In the Candidatus Electrothrix rattekaaiensis genome, one interval contains:
- a CDS encoding nucleotidyltransferase domain-containing protein, with protein MAEIDDAVLKNVTAFLERLNAEGIQVAAAYLFGSQLTGKADEWSDIDVAVVSPQISDDRFEERVKLTQIAFSVDERIEPLPFNSETFTSEDPLVRQILHTGRPL; from the coding sequence ATGGCTGAAATCGACGATGCAGTTCTGAAAAATGTAACTGCTTTTCTGGAGCGTCTCAACGCTGAGGGGATTCAGGTTGCAGCGGCCTATCTGTTTGGCTCACAGCTGACCGGAAAGGCTGATGAGTGGAGTGATATTGACGTGGCGGTTGTTTCTCCCCAGATCAGCGATGACCGCTTTGAAGAACGGGTCAAGTTGACTCAAATAGCGTTCTCCGTTGACGAGCGGATTGAACCGCTTCCTTTTAACTCGGAAACTTTTACATCAGAGGATCCACTGGTTCGGCAGATATTGCATACCGGACGGCCTCTTTAA
- a CDS encoding HEPN domain-containing protein — protein MNKEELIKYWIAEAEESLSVAGHLFEKKDYSYSLFFGHLAVEKILKAVYVEKKDENVPRSHNLPRIAKAATLTVPEDKLADLIRITAFNIEARYPDYKRNFRKKCTPGFTKQELEKIREVFTWLKSTMQF, from the coding sequence ATGAACAAAGAAGAACTTATCAAATATTGGATTGCCGAGGCAGAGGAGTCGCTGTCTGTTGCCGGACATCTTTTTGAAAAGAAGGATTACTCCTATTCGCTTTTCTTCGGGCATCTTGCAGTTGAGAAAATCCTGAAGGCTGTTTATGTCGAGAAGAAGGACGAAAATGTCCCTCGCTCTCATAACCTTCCGAGAATAGCGAAAGCGGCGACCCTGACGGTGCCGGAGGATAAACTCGCCGATCTGATCAGGATAACGGCGTTTAATATTGAGGCACGCTATCCCGACTATAAAAGGAACTTCAGAAAGAAATGTACCCCCGGCTTTACGAAGCAGGAGCTTGAAAAAATCCGTGAGGTTTTCACATGGCTGAAATCGACGATGCAGTTCTGA